Part of the Bacteroidales bacterium genome is shown below.
GCTGCTGATTGTTTTCTTATGCAGCGAACCGAAACCGGTTGTGATCCCATAAATTGGCGTTTTATTGTTCTCCAGTTTATGGTCGAGGTACGTCCTGCATGAGTTTATAAGAACTGCTGATTCCTTTGAAAGTGAAAGTTTTCCACCTTTATTCAGAATATCCCAGAGTGTTTCAAGAGCAAGATTTTCAGGTGAAATATTGAAGTTCATCAGATTTTTGTTTTAGGTTGAATTTCAAGCAATCATTAAAGATCAGGAACCAAGCTCATTCTTTATAAATGAACTTAAATCATCAACAGACATCTTTTTCTGTTCACCGGTAGACATTACCTTAACAGTTACAGATCTGGTTTTTATTTCATCTTCTCCGGCAATTATAATATACGGTATCTTTCTGGAATCGGCATAGGACATCTGCTTCTTTAACTTTACCGCATCAGGATAAAGCTCACATCGGATACCCATCATACGCAGCTGATCTAGGATACTGATGGCATAAAGAGATTCATTATCCCCGAAATTTACAAACAGCACTTCTGTAGCTGAGACTTTTAAATGCTCAAAAAGACCGAGCTGATTCATCACATCATATATCCTATCGGCACCGAAAGAGACCCCGACGCCGGAAACACCTTCCATTCCAAATACTCCGGTAAGATTATCATACCGGCCTCCTCCACAGATACTTCCTATACTTACATCTTTAGATTTAACTTCAATAATTGCTCCGGTATAATAGTTCAGGCCTCTAGCGAGAGTAAGATCAAGTTCTACCTGACAATTCATATGAGAGCTCTCAATGTATTTAAACAGAGTAGTAAGCTCCGCTATTCCTTTCATGCCTGCTTCAGAGGTTGCCAGGAGATGACTTAATTTTTCAAGTTTTACAGCTGTGTTACCGCTAAGTTCGAGAAGAGGTTTAAGAGCTGCAATTGCCTGAGCAGAAAGACCTTTGGAAATCAATTCCGCATTAACAGCATCTATTCCTATTTTGTCAATTTTGTCAATGGCTACAGTTATATCGGTAATTCTCTCAGCCTCACCTATAAAATCTGCAATACCGGATAAGACTTTCCTGTTATTGACTTTTATAACGACAGAGACGTTCAGCTTGCCAAAGATCTCATCAATAATCTTTATTAGTTCGTATTCATTTAATAATGAGTCACTGCCGATTACATCAAC
Proteins encoded:
- a CDS encoding histidine--tRNA ligase, giving the protein MSSKPSIPKGTRDFSTEEMLRREYIFETIKQVFRLYGYQPIETPAMENLTTLMGKYGEEGDKLLFRILNSGDFLSSVNDEELLKREGARLSSKMCEKGLRYDLTVPFARYVVQHRDEITFPFKRYQIQPVWRADRPQKGRYREFFQCDVDVIGSDSLLNEYELIKIIDEIFGKLNVSVVIKVNNRKVLSGIADFIGEAERITDITVAIDKIDKIGIDAVNAELISKGLSAQAIAALKPLLELSGNTAVKLEKLSHLLATSEAGMKGIAELTTLFKYIESSHMNCQVELDLTLARGLNYYTGAIIEVKSKDVSIGSICGGGRYDNLTGVFGMEGVSGVGVSFGADRIYDVMNQLGLFEHLKVSATEVLFVNFGDNESLYAISILDQLRMMGIRCELYPDAVKLKKQMSYADSRKIPYIIIAGEDEIKTRSVTVKVMSTGEQKKMSVDDLSSFIKNELGS